A stretch of DNA from Vidua chalybeata isolate OUT-0048 chromosome 27, bVidCha1 merged haplotype, whole genome shotgun sequence:
cagaGGAACAAGCCGGGGTGGGGGTGTGGGGTCTCAAGTGTCAGGAATTTAGGATTGCTGCTTCCCAACCCGGTCTGCGCTTGGAACCTCACCCGGCACCGAGGGACACGGCAGGGACAGGGCGGGGACAGCCCGGGCTGAGGGGGGAGGCGACAGCACGGTGACAATTCCCGGGACCTGCATTCCCAAGGAACACCCGGGATTCCCCCCCAGGAACCCAAAACGTGCGGGGACAGGAGGGGAAACGCAAAGGGACAAAAGTCGGatcccaggaggaaaaaaaaaaaatcctttggaaaCTGCCAGCCCCTTGTGGGGCCTCTCTGAAAGTGCCCCCAAAGCCACCACGGAAGTCCCCAAggcgggggacagcggggaggGGACGGGAAGCAGCTGCCGAGGTTCCAAGAGGAAAAGGGCCCCCGGCCCCTTTccgcgcccccgcccccccGGCCGCAGCTAATCCTAAATTCTGGGGGTTTCGGGGAGCAGAAGCCTGGGGCGAGGGACGGTCCCTGCAGTCACTCGGGACGGTCCCCGCGGTCACTCGGGACGGTCCCCGCGGTCACTCACAGTTTGTCCCTGCAAGCAGCAGAgcgggcagggagggaaaacaACAGCGGTTAATGCGCGACcccgggggctgggggggctcggGGCCAGCAGgggcggggacacggcggggacagCCCGGACACCCCGCGGGGACAGCCCGGACACCCCGCGGGGACAGCCCGGACACCCCGcggggagcagctgaggagggtCCTGAGGGCGCGTCCCCGAGGGTCCCCTCGGTGGGAATGTCACATTCCCGGACCCCTCCGCGGGACCCCCAGTTTTTGGTCCCCACTGCGGGACCCCAAATCTTTGGTCCTcttggcagctccagctctttgCACCCTCTGCAGGTCCCTCGACCTTCGGAGCCCTCTGGGGGACCCCGAACCTTTGGTTCCCTCTGAGAGACCCCCCCCAATTTTAGTCCCTTCTGGGGGACCCCGAACCTTTGGTTCCCTCTGAGAGACCCCCCCAATTTTAGTCCCTTCTGGGGGACCCCAAACCTTTGGCTCACTCCGAGACCCCAAATTTTGACCACCTATGAGGGACCCCCAATCTTTTGTTCCCTCTGGGGGACCCCAAACCTTTGGTTCCCTCTGAGGGACCCCCAGTTTTCATCCCCGTGCCACCCCCCAGCTCTCAGTCCCCTCCGtgtcacccccagccccagcaggccCCACCCCAGGGTGACACCGAGGAGCTTGGGGACAATCCCACCTGGCAAACCCCAAAGATCCCACCAGAGGCACGTGTCCTGACCGCGGGGGTCTCTTGCACCCCTCAAACCCCCCGATACCTCCTcagctgtgcccccagccccaccagggagcagctgccccacCCTGGGGTGACACGGAGGAGCCTGGGGACAATCCCCGAgccagaccccaaaccccccaccAGAGGTGCCTGTCCTGACCACGGGGGTCTCTCTCCACCCCGGGGTGACACCGAGGAGCCTGGGGACAATCCCACCTGGCAAATCCCACCGGAGCAGCCCAGCCTGACCACGGGGGTCTCTCTCCACCCCAGGGTGACACCGAGGGGCTTGGGGACAATCCCACCTGGCAAATGCTACCTggcaaaccccaaaccccccaccAGAGGTGCCTGTCCTGACCACGGGGGTCTCTCTCCACCCCAGGGTGACACCGAGGAGCTTGGGGACAATCCCACCTGGCAAATCCCACTGGAGCAGCCCGGCCTGACCACGGGGGTCTCTCCCCACCCTGGGGTGACACCGAGGAGCCTGGGGACAATCCCGTCTGACAAATGCCACCAGAGCAGCCCGGCCTGACCACGGGGGTCTCTCTCCACCCCAGGGTGACACCGAGGAGCCTGGGGACAATCCCGTCTGACAAATGCCACCAGAGCAGCCCGGCCTGACCACGGGGGTCTCTCTCCACCCCAGGGTGACACCGAGGGGCTTGGGGACAATCCCACCTGGCAAATCCCACTGGAGCAGCCCGGCCTGACCACGGGGGTCTCTTGCACCCCTCAACCCCCCCGGCGCCTCCTCAGCCGCACGCTcccacccaaaaaccccccGCGCTAACCCCAAAACCGGGACCACCCCGcgccccccaaacccccccccccggggccgGCGCGCCGCTCACCGCTCGCAGACGCGCACGGTCCAGGCGGCGATGATCCACGAGGAGATGCTGAAGACCAGCAGCACCGTGCCGGGGCAGATGGTCATGAGCGTCTTCATGACGAAGCGCGTGTTGAAGTTGATCTTGTTGAGCGCGCCGATGCTGCGCGACGAGGCGTCGGTGAAGAGcttgctgtgcagcagcatcaCGCGGCCCAGCAGGTAGAGCCGCAGGAACATGGGGATGGACAGGATGACGTCCACGTCGGCGTGGGCCACCGAGGCGGCGTAGGTGAAGGCCAGGCGCGCCGTCCAGGTGAACAGGTACTGCCCGGGGATGGGGTGGATGGCgcacaccagcagctccagcgcGATCAGGAAGACGCGCTCCGAGGTCATGGCGATGCGCCAGTCGTCGGCGCCGTTGTCCACCATGAACagctgcgggggggggggcgagTGCGGCTCAGGGGGTTGGGGGcgtttgggggggtttgggggcgtttcggggggtttggggttgtttgaGGGGGGCTGAGCGCGGCTCAGGGTGTTGGGGcgtttgggggggggttggggttgtttgagggggtttgggggcgtttgagggggtttggggttgtttgaGGGGGGCTGATGCGGCTCAGGGGGTTGGGGGTgtttgagggggtttgggggcgtttcggggggtttggggttgtttcaGGGGGTTGGGGGcgtttggggggggtttgggatcatttgagggggtttgggggcgtttgagggggtttggggttgtttgaGGGGGGCTGATGCGGCTCAGGGGGTTGGGGGCGTTTCAGGGTGTTGGGGGGCGTTTCGGGGGCTTTGGGAGCGTttcggggggtttggggtttgggggcgTTTCAGGGGGTCGGGGGCGTTTCGGGGGGTTGGGGTCATttcaggggatttggggttgtttgAAGGGGGCTGAGTGCGGCTCAGGGGGTTGGGGGcgtttgggggggttgggggcgtttcggggggtttggggttgtttcgggggggtttgggggcgtttgagggggtttgggatcatttgagggggtttggggtcgtTTGAGGGGGGCTGAGTGCGGCTCCGGGGTTGGGGGCGTTTCGGGGGCTTTGGGGGCGTttcggggggtttggggttgtttgagggggtttggggtcgtttgagggggtttggggttgtttgagggggttttgggatAATTTGAGGGGGTTTGAGGTGATTTCAGGGGGGCTGAGTGCGGCTCAGAGGTTTGGGGTCCTTTCATGGGGTTTTGAGGTAATTTGACGGGGTTTGGGGTAATTTTTTGAGGGGGGGTTGGGGTAATTTGAAGGGGTTTTGGGTAATTTAGGGGGGCTTGGGATACTTTGAGGGTTGTTTTGGGTAATTTGAGGGATATTTGGGGAATTGGAGGGTTTTTCTGGTTAatttgaggggatttttgggaaattttttGAGGTTTATTTTGGGTAATTTGAGGGGTTTGGGTTAACTTAGGGGGGATTTGGCTAAtttgaaggggttttttttgctaatttcaggtttttttccttaatttgaGGTTTATTTGGGTAAATTTGAGGGTTTTTCagttaatttgaatttttttttgttaattcaaggggttttttttttattaatttgagGGAGGTTTTAGTTaatttgaggggttttttttgttaatatgaGGTTCTTTTGTtaatttgagttttttttttttaatttgagtgGTTTTTGGTTAATTTGACAGGATTTTGGTtaatttgaggtttttttggttaattGAGGAGGATTTTCATTAACTTATTAATTGGGTTTAGTGCTGGCTAAATGCCAGTGGACTTATTGGAattatttactgattttttttctgctgtgagatGAGGATTAGCAGGAGGGCAAAGCAAGTTCCAAACTTTAAAGGGCATAAAGAAAACTTCATTAatacaattaaaagaaaagtaataagAAATTAGagtaaacttttttttactgGCAAGGTAAAGAGATACATTTGGTATTTTTAGTGAGTTTACTGCTGTAAAAATAACTATTAACTttgataattaaaatatttttactaattattaaatttttgttgtttatttaggGAGAAGAGTCTTTCTTGCTACGTTATTGAGGTTTTTCTAtaagaaattgctttttcatGGCGTTAATGACGGAATTAATGAATGAGCTGCTCGGGGCAGGAAAATTTGTAGCATGAAagtttttcttgcattttgtaGCTTTTTAATAGCAGTTTTTATGGGGTATTAATTTATGGGGTATTAACGTATGGGGTATTAAATTATGGGATATTAACTTTTGGGGTATGTAAAGTTATGGGGTATTAAATTCTGGGGTATTAATTTATGGGGTATTAATTTATGAGGCATTAAATTATGGGATATTAACTTTTGGGGTATTAATTTTTGGGGTATGTTAAGTTATGGGGTATTAATTTATGGGGTATTAAATTGTGGGATATTAAATTATGGGGTATTAAATTATGGGATATTCAATTATGGGGTATGTTAACTTATGGGGTATTAACTTTTGGGGTACTAACTTTTGGGGTATTAATTTTTGGGGTATGTTAAGTTATGGGGTGTTAATTTATGGGGTATTAAATTGTGGGATATTAAATTATGGGGTATTAAATTATGGGATATTAAATTATGGGGTATGTTAAGTTATGGGGTATTAATTTCTGGGGTATTAATTTATGGGGCATTAACTTTTGGGGTATTAACTTTTGGGATATGTTAACTTATGGGGCGTTAAATTATGGGGTATTAAATTCTGGGGTATTAATTTCTGGGGTATTGATTTATGGGGCATTAAATTATGGGATATTAACTTTTGGGGTATTAACTTTTGGGGTATTAACTTTTGGGATATGTTCACTTATGGGGCATTAAATTATGGGGTACTAACTTTTGGGGTATTATTTTAAGGATGAATTGCTTTAGTATAAAACCAAAAGttattttcatccatttttcGGGAACAGAGGGGCCgcctttttcccggttttttgttctgttttttttggggtttttttttttccctctgggtgacacggggacaggcCGGTGCCGCCCCGGGGCGGGTGCCAGCCGGGGGCCGGTGGCCCTCGCCCACCTGGATCTCCCTGGCGTGGTACATGACGATGAGCCCCAGCAGGATGAGGGTCGAGAGGCTGATAAGGCATTTCAGGGCGAACGAATACGACGACTCCTGCCGGGGCACGGGGGCACCGTGAGCGCGGCCGGAGCCCGCAGCGCCCCCCACCCCCGtgccgggaccccccccccaccttgGTGTAGACCCCCCAGGACAGCTCGGTCTCGGTGACCATCACCACGATGCCGAACATGCCGAAGATCAGCGCGTAGTCGCTGAGGCGCTTGCGCTTCTCGAAGAGCGCTCGCCGGTGGCCCAGCTTGTAGCCGATGTTCTGGTTCCGCCGCTCCTCCGCCGCCCCCGggcccgccggggccgcgccggggccgggctcggcCGCCCCGGGCCGCTCCGGCCGGGACACGACCACGCGGGGaccggggctggggcagccccgcggcggcggcgggtcCCGgtgcggcggcggctgcggggtGCGGGCGGCGCTCGGGGGTCCCCGGGGCCGCCGCACCCCCCCGTTGTAGCGACAGCTGCTCATGGCTCTGCTGGCGACAGCACCGGGCGATCCCGCATGGCTCGGCGGCGCGGGGGCGACCTgcgggacagggggacacgcGGGGGGGACACGCCGGTGGGTGGGGTGACCGGGATGGGGGCACGGGGAGCCGGGATCCCGCCCGGCCTCGGCGGGGGCTTCCCGGAGCGGTGCGGGGGCCTCGACGGCTGTGGGGACGTGTCCCGCCCGTGGGACGTGTCCCGTCCGTGGGGGACGTGTCCTGCCCGTGGGGGACGTGTCCCGTCCGTGGGGGACATCTCCTGCCCGTGGGGACGTGTCCTGCCCGTGGGGACACGCCGTGACCACAGGTCCGTGTCCCGCCCACGGTGGGGACGCGTGGCGCTCGCGGGGGACGTGGCCGTGTCCTGCCCGCGGCGGGGACACACCGTGACCACAGGTACGCGTCCTGCCCGCGGGGCCGTacccgtgcccgtgcccgtgcccgtgccctGCCCGTGGGGACGTGCCCGTGCCCGTGTCCTGCCCGCCGAACCGTGTCCCGCCCCCCCGCCGCTGCGGACGCGGCCGACCGCCGCCGCCGGTGGCcgtgtgtcccctgtcccctccccgcagccgcgggACATCTCCGGTCCCGAGCCGCGGCTGCGCGTCCCCGCCGCCCCCGAGCAGCCGAGCGCGCCGCGCCCGGTACCGGCgctcccggggctgccgggggggggggggggggggggggctcggccgcggctcccgccgcccccggcgcgGCCCTGCCGTGCCCGGTACCTGCCGTGCCCGGGGCCTGCCGGCCGGGCCGggtcccgccgccgccgccgccgccgccgcagcccgAGCCGGTCCCGGGGGcgcgcggcggcggcaccggagcgccgggggcggggccggaggCGTGGTCCGAGCGCGCCCGGCGTTCTGATTGGTccgcgcagcccccgccccCCCGCTGACGAGCACCGCGCCACGCCCTTGGTCACGCCCCCTCGTGTTGGTCACGCCCCCCCTCCCGGCGCCCCCCCAGACCCcgcgaccccccccccccccccaaaaaacgCTCCCCTCCCCATCGCAGCCCTTCAGcaccccccgggacccctccccaccccttcGGCCTCGCCGCACCCCAAAATTcatcaccccccccccccccacgtCCCCGCCCAGTACAGCCCCCCCCATGGCCCCCAGTGCACCCAAAACACCctcagggcaccccaaaacacccccagtGCACCCAAAACACTCCCAGtgcaccccaaaacacccccagcgcaccccaa
This window harbors:
- the KCNN1 gene encoding small conductance calcium-activated potassium channel protein 1, coding for MSSCRYNGGVRRPRGPPSAARTPQPPPHRDPPPPRGCPSPGPRVVVSRPERPGAAEPGPGAAPAGPGAAEERRNQNIGYKLGHRRALFEKRKRLSDYALIFGMFGIVVMVTETELSWGVYTKESSYSFALKCLISLSTLILLGLIVMYHAREIQLFMVDNGADDWRIAMTSERVFLIALELLVCAIHPIPGQYLFTWTARLAFTYAASVAHADVDVILSIPMFLRLYLLGRVMLLHSKLFTDASSRSIGALNKINFNTRFVMKTLMTICPGTVLLVFSISSWIIAAWTVRVCERYHDKQEVTSNFLGAMWLISITFLSIGYGDMVPHTYCGKGVCLLTGIMGAGCTALVVAVVARKLELTKAEKHVHNFMMDTQLTKRVKNAAANVLRETWLIHKHTKLVKKIDHAKVRTHQRKFLQAIHQLRSVKMEQRKLSDQANTLVDLAKTQALMSELLAELQERHEELEKRLGALEAQLEALGLRLLALPGLVSQALGQPRPPGPPGPPGPPGPPGTPGPPGTPGTPGTPGTPGTPGTPGTPRPPRPSAATAPCSPSRDPRAAPDSPRPASDSG